The following are encoded together in the Pungitius pungitius chromosome 7, fPunPun2.1, whole genome shotgun sequence genome:
- the LOC119216136 gene encoding uncharacterized protein LOC119216136: MFSDSRAPAPGEQKGFKPHAPNFIPWLRNSLKPHHGGSDMGLNGPYKSGAEARNNLTPLERAKGIGFFSIQGKDRAKKGEARCKSVGMARMLWGHHILPGGHQREDRPAFWTQPPKPEPLPNTRSAPEDGRRGASDTSSASARDNHAFVRNPSGHLESQGDGASTLVRKYGPLVRPAPVPVPALLIEEPVAVHTEDRGGKVWDYASRTTRRKRDLHSSSWVSSDTQGTERQHGFRNSQSQRDLREPYVEHFNRPLNGVLFSTEVPLRGLGCAATLRGPRKPRASFEHSAGAQGQNQTRVQHRPAKGGELQREESGCSRKVVRNQIKRVVDNLEQVLAALRDVHQEMKEVVQQIDNLTSAIDLNAVEPERGDSSSSSGSTCSVVTVGSVQRRPSAPEEPPGTCDSAGSLRGGPHGRSQSPPPCPVASGFPTARGRTLRLASSLGSSPGRGGTPRHDVALSPRRSLPVRPPTPGLSPLTVNLHQLNSPGSRTHSPGPSSSGRVSPVSPLSPKPHPPPTLSPSVTAENQIGAFQTPQSGPPSAGLLSPSSALRPSVSCPPTDWTQTASSAEGARRVSSAGAAHTPPRVRSAPVDRRGRKPPPYPHRGPPEPAKKVKEPREAPPYPEKRRLLSTTV; the protein is encoded by the exons ATGTTCTCTGACAGCAGGGCTCCGGCGCCGGGGGAGCAGAAAGGCTTCAAGCCCCACGCCCCCAACTTCATCCCTTGGCTGCGCAATAGTCTGAAGCCCCACCACGGTGGCAGTGACATGGGCCTCAACGGACCGTACAAATCCGGCGCCGAGGCGCGGAACAACCTGACCCCGCTGGAGAGAGCCAAAGGCATCGGGTTCTTCTCCATCCAGGGAAAGGACCGGGCAAAGAAGGGGGAGGCTCGCTGCAAAAGCGTGGGGATGGCGAGAATGCTCTGGGGTCACCACATTCTGCCGGGGGGTCACCAGAGGGAGGACCGTCCCGCCTTTTGGACGCAGCCCCCGAAGCCGGAGCCGCTCCCCAACACGCGGAGCGCTCCGGAGGACGGGCGGCGGGGCGCGAGCGACACCTCCTCCGCGTCGGCCCGGGACAACCACGCCTTTGTCAGGAACCCGAGCGGCCACCTTGAGTCGCAGGGCGACGGGGCGAGCACCTTGGTCAGGAAATACGGGCCACTGGTGAGGCCCGCTCCTGTCCCCGTTCCCGCACTGCTCATTGAGGAGCCCGTCGCGGTGCACacggaggacaggggggggaaGGTGTGGGACTACGCCAGCAGGACCACCCGCCGCAAGAGAGACCTCCACTCGTCCAGCTGGGTGAGCTCAGACACTCAGGGAACGGAACGGCAGCACGGCTTCAGGAACTCCCAGAGCCAGAGAGACCTGAGGGAACCCTACGTTGAGCATTTCAACAGGCCCCTCAACGGGGTCCTCTTCTCCACCGAGGTTCCTCTGAGGGGCCTGGGCTGCGCCGCGACCCTGCGAGGTCCCAGGAAACCCAGAGCAAGCTTTGAGCACAGCGCGGGGGCCCAGGGCCAGAACCAGACCAGGGTGCAACACAGGCCGGCCAAGGGAggggagctgcagagggaggaatCGGGCTGCAGCAGGAAGGTGGTGCGAAACCAGATCAAACGGGTGGTGGATAACCTGGAGCAAGTTCTCGCGGCGCTGAGGGACGTTCACCAGGAAATGAAAGAG GTGGTGCAGCAGATCGACAACCTAACCTCAGCTATCGACCTGAATGCGGTGGAGCCCGAGAGAGGCGACAGCAGCTCCAGTTCGGGTTCGACCTGCAGCGTGGTGACGGTGGGCAGCGTTCAGCGGAGGCCCTCGGCGCCCGAAGAGCCGCCCGGAACCTGCGACTCAGCGGGCAGCCTCAGGGGGGGTCCTCACGGCCGGAGCCAGTCTCCACCGCCGTGCCCGGTGGCCTCTGGGTTTCCGACGGCGCGGGGTCGAACTCTTCGACTCGCCTCCAGTCTGGGGTCTTCTCCGGGACGCGGTGGGACGCCGCGGCACGACGTGGCTCTGTCTCCCCGGCGAAGCCTCCCCGTTCGGCCTCCCACCCCCGGTCTCTCCCCCTTAACTGTAAACCTCCACCAGCTCAACAGCCCCGGGTCACGAACTCACTCCCCCGGGCCTTCCTCCTCGGGCAGGGTCAGCCCCGTCTCCCCGCTGTCTCCAAAGCCTCACCCGCCCCCCACGTTGAGCCCTTCTGTCACCGCAGAGAACCAAATCGGGGCGTTTCAGACCCCACAAAGTGGCCCCCCATCTGCCGGCCTGCTCTCTCCGTCGTCCGCCCTGCGTCCGTCTGTCAGCTGCCCACCGACCGACTGGACTCAGACTGCGTCCAGCGCCGAGGGAGCGAGGCGAGTGTCCTCCGCAGGAGCCGCTCACACACCTCCGAGGGTGCGCTCGGCCCCCGTGGACCGCAGAGGCCGCAAGCCTCCCCCGTACCCCCACCGGGGGCCGCCTGAGCCCGCGAAGAAAGTGAAGGAGCCCCGCGAAGCTCCTCCGTACCCTGAGAAAAGGAGGCTGCTCTCTACCACCGTGTGA